In a genomic window of Amycolatopsis japonica:
- a CDS encoding phosphate ABC transporter ATP-binding protein: protein MVELTGGPPPGAAELESRDIGAWFGDRLVLEGVSLRMPAKEVTALIGPSGCGKSTFLRILNRMHELVPSASLTGEVLLDGTDIYADGTRPQQVRLRIGMVFQKPNPFPAMSIRDNVLAGLKLAGVKCGDKDALVEQSLERAGLWREVRDRLGSPGGALSGGQQQRLCIARSLAVQPNVLLMDEPCSALDPTSTRRIEQTIAEIGHEVTVVIVTHNMQQAQRVSDHCAFFLAAENEPGRVIEHGPTDTIFNAPSDERTYDYVNGRFG from the coding sequence CTGGTCGAACTGACCGGCGGGCCGCCGCCCGGTGCGGCGGAACTCGAGTCCCGCGATATCGGTGCCTGGTTCGGTGACCGCCTGGTGCTCGAAGGGGTTTCGCTGCGGATGCCCGCCAAGGAGGTGACCGCGCTCATCGGTCCCTCCGGCTGCGGCAAGTCGACCTTCCTGCGCATCCTGAACCGGATGCACGAACTGGTGCCGTCGGCGTCGCTGACCGGCGAGGTCCTGTTGGACGGTACGGACATCTACGCCGACGGGACACGTCCGCAGCAGGTCCGGCTGCGGATCGGCATGGTGTTCCAGAAACCGAACCCGTTCCCGGCGATGTCCATTCGCGACAACGTGCTGGCCGGGCTGAAGCTCGCCGGTGTCAAATGCGGCGACAAGGACGCGCTCGTCGAGCAGAGCCTGGAGCGGGCCGGACTGTGGCGCGAGGTCCGCGACCGGCTCGGCTCCCCCGGCGGCGCGCTGTCCGGCGGGCAGCAGCAGCGGCTCTGCATCGCGCGGTCGCTGGCCGTGCAGCCGAACGTGCTGCTGATGGACGAGCCCTGCTCGGCGCTCGACCCGACGTCGACCCGCCGGATCGAGCAGACCATCGCCGAGATCGGGCACGAGGTGACGGTCGTCATCGTCACGCACAACATGCAACAGGCCCAACGGGTTTCGGATCACTGCGCGTTCTTCCTCGCGGCCGAGAACGAACCCGGCCGGGTGATCGAACACGGGCCGACGGACACCATCTTCAACGCGCCGTCGGACGAACGGACCTACGACTACGTGAACGGGCGATTCGGATGA
- a CDS encoding substrate-binding domain-containing protein — translation MIMRLAAVMALLFSVSVATAPGAAALTRITGSGSSYVGPAMNDWQNGATSRGIPVNYSANNSPAGVNQFGDRTVDFAGTEAEVSSLIAAGGGGLSAQTRGYQYVPDVAGAIALMYNVNDQAGKRVDYLHLSREAIGRIFSRDITRWSDPAITATNGGKSLPDQPITLVGRTGQSGTTALFYDFIAHAAPDAYNRFVSRNVGNGMGNLPAGVRPIQLPGQGPDAEWYRLLADSDQIATAMDNATIPFSISYDEFAYAQRYQVPSAWVQNGAGQYTQPYAENIAAALKHAELRPDLSQKLDKVYSNTDPKSYPISAYSYVMMPCTNGRDTCRGGYGDLGKTDTITAFLEHVACDGQINMARIGYSPLPPNLSQEIMNSNARLTGQPAKQLNAGNCGNPTFHGSLGAGAASPPDPLVTAGIIAPDGKPKAATSGPKASAGPGAGPAVGDKTATATANPDEESAGGGSKNWREAAPASYDEGGFGGFGGWAALVLFVAIVTPLVVRGVVRKLRG, via the coding sequence ATGATCATGAGGCTGGCCGCGGTGATGGCGTTGCTGTTCTCGGTCTCCGTGGCGACCGCCCCCGGCGCGGCGGCGCTCACCAGGATCACCGGCTCCGGCTCCAGCTACGTCGGCCCGGCGATGAACGACTGGCAGAACGGCGCGACGTCACGCGGTATCCCGGTCAACTACTCGGCCAACAACTCCCCCGCCGGGGTCAACCAGTTCGGCGACCGGACGGTCGACTTCGCCGGGACCGAAGCCGAAGTGTCCTCGCTCATCGCGGCGGGCGGCGGCGGACTGTCCGCGCAGACCCGCGGCTACCAATACGTCCCGGACGTCGCAGGCGCCATCGCGCTGATGTACAACGTCAACGACCAGGCCGGGAAACGCGTCGACTACCTGCACCTCAGCCGGGAGGCGATCGGCCGGATCTTCAGCCGGGACATCACCCGCTGGAGCGATCCCGCCATCACCGCGACCAACGGCGGGAAGTCCTTGCCCGATCAGCCCATCACCCTGGTCGGCCGGACCGGGCAATCGGGGACGACGGCGCTGTTCTACGACTTCATCGCGCACGCGGCACCCGATGCCTACAACCGGTTCGTCTCCCGCAACGTCGGCAACGGGATGGGGAACCTGCCCGCGGGCGTCCGCCCCATCCAGCTTCCCGGGCAGGGCCCGGACGCCGAGTGGTACCGGCTGCTCGCGGATTCCGACCAGATCGCGACGGCCATGGACAACGCGACCATCCCGTTCTCCATCAGCTACGACGAATTCGCCTACGCCCAGCGGTACCAGGTTCCGTCGGCGTGGGTGCAGAACGGCGCGGGCCAGTACACGCAGCCCTACGCGGAGAACATCGCGGCCGCGTTGAAGCACGCGGAACTGCGGCCGGACCTGAGCCAGAAACTGGACAAGGTCTACTCGAACACCGATCCGAAGTCGTATCCGATCTCGGCGTACTCGTACGTGATGATGCCGTGCACCAACGGCCGTGACACCTGCCGCGGCGGCTACGGCGACCTGGGCAAGACCGACACGATCACCGCTTTCCTCGAACACGTCGCCTGCGACGGCCAGATCAACATGGCCCGGATCGGTTACTCGCCGCTGCCGCCGAACCTGTCGCAGGAGATCATGAACTCCAACGCGCGGCTCACCGGGCAACCGGCGAAACAGCTGAACGCGGGCAACTGCGGCAACCCGACCTTCCACGGCAGCCTCGGCGCCGGCGCGGCCAGCCCGCCCGATCCGCTGGTGACCGCCGGGATCATCGCCCCGGACGGCAAACCCAAGGCCGCCACCTCGGGCCCCAAGGCCTCCGCCGGTCCCGGCGCGGGTCCGGCCGTCGGCGACAAGACCGCGACCGCGACGGCGAACCCCGACGAAGAGTCGGCGGGCGGCGGCTCGAAGAACTGGAGGGAAGCCGCCCCTGCGTCCTACGACGAGGGTGGGTTCGGTGGCTTCGGCGGCTGGGCGGCGTTGGTGCTCTTCGTGGCGATCGTGACGCCTTTGGTGGTGCGCGGAGTGGTGAGGAAACTGCGAGGGTAG
- a CDS encoding NADP-dependent oxidoreductase: MKAAAFTEAGGPEVLRVLELEEPHAGAGEVRVRVKAAGVQPYDAAVRAGWEPAGFELRWPRVPGNEFAGVVDEVGSGVTGLVAGAEVLGFTAVQAYAEYIVVPAENVTPKPAEMPWEVAGGFTAGTQTAYLALDLLRIARGETLLIHGAAGSVGTAAVQLAVLRGAKVIGTASEANQDYVRSLGAEPVVYGDGLADRVRALAPAGIDAALDGAGGEAFDLSLELVGNPDRVLTLVEHGRAPEAGARVVTGTRSAERLGMLASLYAKGELRFLVRRTYPFTEAAAAHREIETGHGRGKIVLTFP; the protein is encoded by the coding sequence ATGAAAGCGGCCGCGTTCACGGAAGCCGGTGGCCCGGAGGTGCTCCGGGTGCTGGAGCTGGAGGAGCCGCACGCCGGAGCGGGGGAGGTCCGGGTGCGGGTGAAGGCGGCGGGGGTGCAGCCGTACGACGCGGCCGTGCGGGCGGGCTGGGAACCCGCGGGGTTCGAGCTGCGTTGGCCGCGTGTCCCGGGGAACGAGTTCGCCGGGGTCGTCGACGAGGTCGGTTCCGGGGTTACCGGCCTCGTCGCGGGGGCCGAGGTGCTCGGGTTCACCGCGGTGCAGGCGTACGCCGAGTACATCGTGGTACCCGCGGAGAACGTCACGCCGAAGCCGGCGGAGATGCCGTGGGAGGTCGCGGGCGGGTTCACCGCGGGGACGCAGACCGCGTACCTGGCGCTGGATCTGCTGCGGATCGCCCGAGGGGAGACGCTGCTGATCCACGGGGCGGCGGGCTCGGTGGGCACGGCCGCCGTCCAGCTCGCCGTGCTGCGCGGCGCGAAGGTGATCGGGACGGCGAGTGAGGCGAACCAGGATTACGTCCGTTCGCTCGGCGCCGAACCGGTGGTCTATGGCGACGGCCTCGCCGACCGGGTGCGGGCGCTCGCTCCCGCCGGGATCGACGCGGCGCTGGACGGCGCGGGCGGGGAGGCCTTCGATCTGTCCCTGGAGCTGGTCGGGAATCCGGACCGCGTGCTGACGCTGGTCGAGCACGGCCGAGCTCCCGAAGCCGGGGCGCGAGTGGTCACCGGCACGCGGTCGGCCGAACGGCTGGGGATGCTGGCGTCGTTGTACGCCAAGGGGGAACTGCGCTTCCTCGTGCGGCGGACGTATCCGTTCACCGAGGCCGCGGCGGCGCATCGGGAGATCGAGACCGGACACGGACGCGGGAAGATCGTGCTGACCTTCCCTTAG
- a CDS encoding GNAT family N-acetyltransferase, which yields MTSYRISRASASDAGRLTALMHESAAYQGEYASILDGYQVTEDYLATHPAYVAHAQRDVVGFYSLIEYPAELDLLFVADSAQGTGIGAWLVEHMLGQAAELGMTEIRVVSHPPAAGFYERMGARRVGVLPASPPKITWERPELVFDVKHPPRG from the coding sequence GTGACGAGCTACCGCATCTCCAGGGCAAGCGCTTCCGACGCAGGCAGGCTGACGGCGCTGATGCACGAATCGGCCGCCTACCAAGGGGAATACGCCTCGATCCTCGACGGCTACCAGGTCACCGAGGACTACCTCGCCACCCATCCCGCGTACGTCGCCCACGCGCAGCGGGACGTGGTCGGTTTCTACAGCCTGATCGAGTACCCGGCCGAGCTCGACCTGCTGTTCGTCGCCGATTCGGCCCAGGGCACGGGCATCGGCGCGTGGCTGGTCGAGCACATGCTCGGGCAGGCGGCCGAGCTCGGCATGACCGAGATCCGAGTCGTCTCCCATCCGCCCGCCGCCGGGTTCTACGAGCGGATGGGCGCCCGCCGCGTCGGTGTCCTGCCCGCCAGCCCGCCGAAGATCACCTGGGAGCGCCCGGAGCTGGTCTTCGACGTCAAGCACCCACCGCGCGGCTGA
- a CDS encoding helix-turn-helix transcriptional regulator yields MAETSARLLRLLSLLQARRTWTGPELAGRLDVTTRTIRNDVERLRGLGYPVDATPGVSGGYSLGAGAAMPPLLLDDEEAVAVAMGLRTAAGGTIAGIEETSVRALAKLEQVLPSRLRHRVAALNSATLAVQGGGPTVDAEVLSAIAAACRDRETLRFDYVGHSGSETRRQVEPHRVVHMSRRWYLVGWDVDKQEWRTFRADRVRPRTPNGRRFEEREPPEGGVVAYLQRGVGAALWRHHATIRLHAPAAEAAAKVPPAVVVEAVDERTCLLKAGADTLEYLALYLGLLDTDFEVVDSPEFAGHLRKLIGRFSRAVGA; encoded by the coding sequence ATGGCGGAAACTTCGGCGAGACTGCTGCGGCTCCTGTCGTTGCTGCAGGCCAGGCGCACGTGGACGGGGCCGGAACTGGCCGGGCGGCTCGACGTCACGACCAGGACGATCCGGAACGACGTCGAGCGCCTTCGCGGGCTGGGCTATCCGGTCGACGCGACGCCCGGCGTCTCCGGCGGGTACAGCCTCGGCGCCGGCGCGGCCATGCCACCCCTGCTCCTCGACGACGAGGAAGCCGTCGCGGTGGCGATGGGCTTGCGCACGGCCGCGGGCGGGACGATCGCGGGCATCGAGGAGACGTCGGTGCGCGCGCTGGCGAAATTGGAGCAGGTGCTGCCGTCGCGGCTACGGCACCGTGTCGCGGCGTTGAATTCCGCGACCCTCGCGGTGCAGGGCGGCGGACCCACGGTCGACGCCGAGGTGCTCTCCGCCATCGCCGCGGCCTGCCGCGACCGCGAGACCCTGCGCTTCGATTACGTGGGACACAGCGGATCCGAGACCCGAAGGCAGGTCGAGCCGCACCGCGTCGTGCATATGAGCCGCCGGTGGTACCTCGTCGGCTGGGACGTCGACAAACAGGAATGGCGCACGTTCCGCGCGGACCGGGTGCGGCCGCGTACGCCGAACGGGCGCCGTTTCGAGGAACGCGAACCACCCGAAGGAGGCGTGGTCGCCTACCTCCAGCGTGGTGTCGGCGCGGCGTTGTGGCGGCACCACGCGACGATCCGGCTGCACGCCCCGGCCGCCGAAGCCGCGGCGAAGGTGCCGCCCGCCGTCGTCGTCGAAGCCGTCGACGAGCGGACCTGCCTGCTCAAAGCCGGTGCGGACACGCTGGAGTATCTGGCGCTCTACCTGGGCCTGCTCGACACCGACTTCGAGGTCGTCGACTCGCCGGAATTCGCAGGCCACCTGCGCAAACTGATCGGACGGTTCAGCCGCGCGGTGGGTGCTTGA